A part of Pantoea vagans genomic DNA contains:
- a CDS encoding methyl-accepting chemotaxis protein produces the protein MNTALDNDGQKSAGIWQNLRLVPLFSLIFGGILLLFALCIGVASYFLISGNHSLDDATDEIQVRMGLANSSNHLRTARLTIIQAGAAARIGDMDEFRANVAAAEKRIQQAKDGFAVYEARKVKSPADTELDATLQARFNDYINKGLIPMINAGKQGSFEGIIAQETDVTRKLDDDYNAVLLKAIKIRTDRANAITAEADRQSRIGFISMAVAFSAALVLVLMTFVFLRRVVINPLRQSVLRIERIAQGDLTSAPLPFGRSEIGTLIHNLQLMQQALVTTVGTVREGAVAIYQGSSEISAGNTDLSSRTEQQAAALEQTAASMEQLTATVKQNAENAHHASQLAADASGKARSGGDLVNSVVKTMTNISGSSKKIAEITNVINSIAFQTNILALNAAVEAARAGEQGRGFAVVASEVRNLAQRSAQAAKEIESLIAESVTLINDGSHQVGAAGSTMGEIVEAVRRVTDIMSEIAAASDEQSRGIQQVSQAVTEMDNVTQQNASLVEEASAAAASLEDQAGKLTQAVAAFRLQDSPATKSGAARVTSPARTPALTPRPALATGSDNWETF, from the coding sequence ATGAACACTGCATTAGATAATGATGGACAGAAAAGCGCTGGCATCTGGCAGAATCTCCGCCTGGTACCGCTGTTTAGCCTGATCTTCGGCGGCATTTTGCTGCTGTTCGCACTCTGTATTGGTGTCGCCAGTTACTTTCTTATTTCAGGCAACCACTCCCTCGATGATGCCACGGACGAAATCCAGGTTCGTATGGGCCTCGCTAACAGCTCCAACCACCTGCGTACGGCACGCCTGACCATTATCCAGGCTGGTGCCGCCGCGCGTATTGGTGACATGGATGAGTTTCGCGCCAACGTGGCGGCGGCCGAAAAACGTATTCAGCAGGCTAAAGATGGCTTTGCCGTTTATGAAGCGCGCAAAGTGAAGTCTCCGGCTGACACTGAACTGGATGCCACGCTGCAGGCACGCTTCAACGATTACATCAATAAAGGCCTGATACCGATGATTAATGCCGGTAAACAGGGCAGCTTTGAGGGCATTATCGCCCAGGAGACGGACGTTACCCGCAAGCTGGATGATGACTATAACGCGGTGTTACTGAAGGCGATAAAAATTCGTACTGACCGCGCCAATGCCATTACTGCAGAAGCCGATCGTCAGTCGCGCATCGGTTTTATCTCGATGGCCGTGGCGTTTAGTGCCGCGCTGGTGCTGGTGCTGATGACCTTTGTCTTCCTGCGCCGTGTAGTGATTAACCCGCTGCGTCAGTCTGTGCTGCGTATTGAACGCATTGCACAGGGCGATCTGACCTCTGCTCCCCTGCCCTTTGGCCGCAGTGAGATTGGTACATTGATCCACAATCTGCAACTGATGCAGCAGGCGCTGGTGACCACCGTCGGGACAGTTCGTGAGGGTGCCGTCGCGATTTATCAGGGCTCCAGCGAAATCTCCGCCGGTAATACCGATCTCTCTTCACGCACCGAGCAGCAGGCGGCAGCACTGGAACAGACCGCAGCCAGCATGGAACAGCTTACCGCCACGGTAAAACAGAATGCTGAGAATGCCCATCACGCCAGCCAGCTGGCCGCGGATGCCTCTGGCAAAGCGCGCAGCGGGGGTGATTTGGTCAATAGCGTGGTGAAAACCATGACCAACATTTCCGGCAGTTCGAAGAAAATCGCTGAGATCACCAACGTCATTAACAGCATCGCATTCCAGACCAACATCCTGGCGCTGAACGCAGCGGTTGAAGCCGCGCGTGCCGGAGAACAGGGTCGCGGCTTTGCGGTGGTAGCAAGCGAAGTGCGCAATCTGGCCCAGCGCAGTGCGCAGGCGGCCAAAGAGATTGAATCCCTGATTGCTGAGTCCGTCACGCTGATTAATGACGGCTCGCATCAGGTTGGCGCAGCGGGCAGCACTATGGGTGAAATTGTCGAGGCGGTACGTCGCGTCACCGATATCATGTCTGAGATCGCAGCGGCATCGGACGAACAGAGCCGGGGTATTCAGCAGGTGAGCCAGGCGGTCACTGAGATGGACAACGTTACTCAGCAGAACGCCTCACTGGTGGAAGAAGCCTCTGCGGCAGCGGCCTCGCTGGAAGATCAGGCGGGCAAACTGACACAGGCAGTGGCGGCATTCCGTCTGCAGGATTCGCCTGCTACGAAAAGTGGGGCCGCGCGCGTCACTTCACCAGCCAGAACACCCGCTCTGACACCGCGTCCGGCGCTGGCCACCGGTAGTGATAACTGGGAAACCTTCTGA
- the rcsA gene encoding transcriptional regulator RcsA — MPTIIMDSCNYTRLGLSDYMSLKGVKKKNISSVSDIEQLQQKCEQLNPGVVFINEDCFIHESDSSERIRSIITQHPDTLFFIFMAISNIHFEEYLYVRKNLIITSKSMKTSTLDSLLSTYLQKKLNQSARISSGMDVHPLTLSQTESNMLKMWMSGHDTIQISDKMQIKAKTVSSHKGNIKRKIKTHNKQVIYHVVRLTDNVTSGIYVNIR; from the coding sequence ATGCCAACTATTATTATGGATTCCTGCAACTACACACGCCTGGGATTATCAGACTACATGTCTTTAAAAGGAGTTAAGAAGAAAAATATCTCTTCTGTCTCCGATATTGAGCAACTACAGCAAAAATGTGAGCAATTAAACCCTGGTGTCGTCTTTATTAATGAAGATTGTTTCATTCATGAGTCAGATTCCAGCGAACGTATCCGCAGTATTATTACGCAGCATCCTGATACGCTGTTCTTTATATTCATGGCGATTAGCAATATCCATTTTGAGGAATATCTCTACGTTCGTAAGAACCTGATTATTACATCAAAATCGATGAAGACATCGACCCTGGATTCCTTACTCAGCACCTATTTGCAGAAGAAGCTTAACCAGTCTGCGCGCATCTCTTCGGGCATGGATGTTCACCCGCTGACGCTGAGCCAGACTGAGTCAAACATGCTGAAGATGTGGATGTCAGGTCATGACACCATTCAGATCTCAGATAAAATGCAAATTAAGGCCAAAACGGTATCGTCACACAAAGGTAATATTAAACGCAAAATCAAAACCCATAATAAACAGGTTATTTATCATGTGGTGCGTTTAACCGATAATGTGACCTCGGGTATTTACGTTAATATTCGCTGA
- the fliR gene encoding flagellar biosynthetic protein FliR, with amino-acid sequence MITLDSSQLVQWVSQFFWPLVRIMALFATAPILSERSVSKRVKIGLAVMITWLLMPLLPAVNVTLFSPAGFWLLIQQMLIGIALGFTMQFAFAAVRLAGEVIGLQMGISFATFFDPGSRLNMPVLARFLDMLAMLLFLTFNGHLWLISLLADSFHTLPIGGHPLNANAFMALVKSGGLIFLNGMMLALPLIVLLLMVNLVLGLLNRVSPQLSIFAIGFPITLSVGILTISLLMPLLAPFCEHLFSEIFDLLALFLTELSRP; translated from the coding sequence ATGATTACTCTCGACAGCAGCCAGCTGGTTCAGTGGGTCAGCCAGTTCTTCTGGCCACTGGTGCGTATCATGGCGTTGTTCGCCACCGCACCGATCCTCAGTGAACGATCCGTCAGCAAACGTGTCAAAATCGGACTGGCGGTGATGATCACCTGGCTGCTGATGCCGCTGTTACCTGCTGTCAATGTGACCCTGTTTTCCCCTGCCGGATTCTGGCTGCTGATCCAGCAGATGCTGATTGGCATCGCGCTGGGCTTTACCATGCAGTTTGCGTTTGCGGCTGTGCGCCTTGCCGGGGAAGTCATTGGTTTGCAGATGGGCATTTCGTTCGCCACCTTTTTTGACCCTGGCAGCCGTCTTAACATGCCGGTGCTGGCCCGTTTTCTCGACATGCTGGCCATGCTGCTGTTCCTGACCTTTAACGGACATCTTTGGCTGATTTCACTGCTGGCGGACAGTTTTCATACGCTGCCGATTGGCGGTCACCCGCTAAATGCCAACGCATTTATGGCGCTGGTGAAATCCGGCGGATTAATTTTCCTTAATGGCATGATGTTAGCGCTGCCCTTAATCGTTTTGTTACTCATGGTTAATCTGGTACTGGGTTTGTTAAACCGTGTTTCACCACAGTTATCAATCTTCGCAATTGGCTTCCCGATTACCTTATCAGTCGGAATTTTAACCATCAGCCTGTTGATGCCCCTGCTGGCCCCGTTCTGTGAGCATTTGTTCAGTGAAATATTTGATTTACTCGCCCTGTTTCTGACAGAACTATCCCGCCCCTGA
- the fliQ gene encoding flagellar biosynthesis protein FliQ, giving the protein MTPESVMVMGQEAMRVALMLAAPLLLAALVSGLLISLIQAATQVNEQTLSFIPKILAVATTGIIAGPWMLNLLLDYIRTVFTNLPYIIG; this is encoded by the coding sequence ATGACACCCGAATCAGTAATGGTAATGGGACAGGAAGCGATGCGCGTCGCCCTGATGCTGGCCGCCCCGCTGCTGCTGGCAGCCCTGGTCAGCGGTCTGCTGATCAGCCTGATCCAGGCCGCGACCCAGGTCAACGAACAGACCTTATCCTTTATTCCTAAGATCCTGGCCGTTGCCACCACCGGTATCATTGCCGGCCCGTGGATGCTAAATCTGCTGCTGGACTATATCCGCACCGTCTTTACTAACCTGCCTTATATCATCGGCTGA
- the fliP gene encoding flagellar type III secretion system pore protein FliP (The bacterial flagellar biogenesis protein FliP forms a type III secretion system (T3SS)-type pore required for flagellar assembly.), whose translation MRRLLPLLPLLLLAPVAHAQLPGLVSHSLPNGGQSWSLPVQTLVFITALTFIPAVLLMMTSFTRIIIVFGLLRNALGTPSAPPNQVLLGLSLFLTFFIMAPTFDKIYQDAYLPFSQDKISMDVAIDKGAQPLREFMLRQTREADLALFARLANTAPIAGPEAVPMRILLPAYVTSELKTAFQIGFTVFIPFLIIDLVVASVLMALGMMMVPPASIALPFKLMLFVLVDGWQLLVGSLAQSFYS comes from the coding sequence ATGCGTCGACTGCTTCCTTTACTGCCACTGCTGTTACTGGCACCGGTTGCCCATGCCCAGCTGCCGGGCCTGGTGAGTCACTCGCTGCCTAACGGCGGTCAGAGCTGGTCACTGCCGGTTCAGACACTGGTCTTTATCACTGCGCTGACCTTTATTCCGGCCGTGCTGCTGATGATGACCAGCTTCACCCGTATCATCATTGTGTTTGGCCTGCTGCGAAATGCCCTGGGCACACCGTCGGCACCGCCTAACCAGGTGCTGCTCGGTCTGTCGCTGTTTCTGACTTTCTTTATTATGGCGCCGACCTTCGACAAAATTTATCAGGATGCCTATCTGCCGTTCAGCCAGGACAAGATCAGCATGGATGTGGCAATTGATAAAGGTGCCCAGCCGCTGCGCGAGTTTATGCTGCGTCAGACCCGCGAAGCGGATTTAGCCCTGTTTGCCCGTCTGGCAAATACCGCGCCGATTGCCGGTCCTGAAGCGGTGCCCATGCGTATTCTGCTGCCCGCCTATGTGACCAGCGAGCTGAAGACCGCGTTCCAGATTGGCTTTACCGTGTTTATCCCGTTCCTGATCATCGACCTGGTGGTCGCCAGCGTGCTGATGGCGCTGGGGATGATGATGGTTCCGCCAGCGTCCATTGCGCTGCCGTTTAAACTGATGCTGTTTGTTCTGGTCGATGGCTGGCAACTGCTGGTCGGTTCACTGGCGCAAAGCTTCTACTCCTGA
- the fliO gene encoding flagellar biosynthetic protein FliO: MNSQNQTLQPAAPHAQAISTGSMLAQVSSVLAVIILLILACAWLARRAGFAPKKVSGQELKLTASVSVGQRERVVIIDTADARLVLGVTAQQITHLHTLPPGEPVAVTPADRAPQDFRQLLQNLVKRPGKPQ, translated from the coding sequence ATGAATAGCCAGAATCAAACGCTGCAACCGGCTGCACCGCACGCACAGGCGATTTCGACCGGTTCTATGCTGGCCCAGGTCAGTAGCGTATTAGCAGTGATTATTTTATTGATTCTGGCCTGCGCCTGGCTGGCACGCCGTGCCGGCTTCGCGCCGAAAAAGGTCAGTGGTCAGGAGCTGAAACTCACGGCCAGCGTCTCAGTGGGCCAGCGTGAGCGAGTAGTGATTATCGATACTGCTGACGCGCGTCTGGTGCTGGGCGTCACTGCCCAGCAGATTACTCATCTGCATACGCTGCCGCCGGGTGAGCCGGTCGCTGTGACGCCAGCTGACCGTGCGCCACAGGATTTTCGTCAGCTGTTACAGAATCTGGTTAAACGTCCCGGAAAACCACAATGA
- the fliN gene encoding flagellar motor switch protein FliN, with protein MTDSNKPSDDISADDLWAEAMNEQVGSSSAPQTDDVFKSFDSGNVAGSLQDIDLIMDIPVKLTVELGRTKMTIKELLRLAQGSVVALDGLAGEPLDILINGYLIAQGEVVVVNDKYGVRITDIITPSERMRRLSR; from the coding sequence ATGACTGACAGTAATAAACCGTCTGACGATATCTCTGCGGACGATCTGTGGGCTGAAGCGATGAACGAGCAGGTCGGCAGCAGCAGTGCGCCGCAGACCGATGACGTCTTTAAGTCATTCGACAGCGGCAACGTTGCGGGATCGCTGCAGGATATCGATCTGATTATGGATATCCCGGTGAAACTCACCGTCGAACTGGGCCGCACCAAGATGACCATCAAAGAGCTGCTGCGCCTGGCGCAGGGTTCTGTGGTAGCACTGGACGGCCTGGCAGGTGAGCCGCTGGATATCCTGATCAACGGTTACCTGATTGCACAGGGTGAAGTAGTGGTTGTGAACGACAAATATGGCGTTCGTATCACTGACATCATCACCCCGTCTGAACGTATGCGTCGTCTGAGTCGCTAA
- the fliM gene encoding flagellar motor switch protein FliM, translating into MGDSILSQAEIDALLNGDSGSAEEEKKQNGPEGDIRPYDPNTQRRVVRERLQALEIINERFARSFRMTLFNLLRRSPDISVGAIKIQPYHEFARNLPVPTNLNLIHLKPLRGTALVVFSPSLVFIAVDNLFGGDGRFPTKVEGREFTHTEQRVIRRMLKLALDGYSDAWKAIYPLDVEYVRSEMQVKFTNITTSPNDIVVNTPFQVEIGNLVGEFNICIPFSMIEPLRELLVNPPLENSRQEDNHWRDNLVKQVQHSELELIAHFAETSLRLSRILQLKPGDVLPIEKPERIIAHVDSVPVLTSQYGTMNGQYALRVEHLINPILNSLNEEQPHD; encoded by the coding sequence ATGGGCGATAGCATTCTCTCCCAGGCTGAAATTGACGCCCTTTTAAACGGCGACAGTGGCAGCGCGGAAGAAGAAAAGAAACAAAACGGGCCGGAGGGCGATATTCGTCCTTACGACCCGAATACCCAGCGCCGCGTGGTGCGCGAGCGTTTGCAGGCGCTGGAGATTATTAACGAGCGTTTTGCCCGTAGTTTCCGTATGACGCTGTTTAACCTGCTGCGCCGTAGCCCGGACATCAGCGTCGGGGCGATTAAGATTCAGCCGTATCACGAGTTTGCCCGCAATCTGCCGGTGCCAACCAACCTGAATCTGATCCACCTGAAACCGCTGCGCGGCACGGCGCTGGTGGTGTTCTCACCCAGCCTGGTGTTTATCGCCGTCGACAACCTGTTTGGTGGTGACGGACGTTTTCCGACGAAAGTCGAAGGCCGTGAGTTTACCCATACCGAGCAGCGCGTTATCCGCCGCATGCTGAAGCTGGCGCTGGATGGTTACAGCGACGCATGGAAGGCTATTTATCCACTGGACGTCGAGTATGTACGTTCAGAGATGCAGGTGAAGTTCACCAACATCACCACTTCACCGAACGACATCGTGGTTAACACGCCGTTCCAGGTGGAGATTGGTAACCTGGTGGGTGAGTTTAATATCTGCATCCCGTTTTCAATGATTGAACCGCTGCGCGAGCTGCTGGTGAACCCACCGCTCGAAAACTCCCGTCAGGAAGATAACCACTGGCGCGATAACCTGGTTAAACAGGTGCAGCACTCTGAGCTGGAACTGATTGCTCACTTTGCCGAAACCTCACTGCGTCTGTCACGGATTCTGCAGCTGAAACCCGGTGATGTGCTGCCGATTGAGAAGCCGGAACGCATTATCGCCCACGTCGATAGCGTGCCGGTCTTAACCAGCCAATATGGCACGATGAATGGGCAATATGCGCTCCGTGTCGAACACCTGATTAACCCGATTCTGAATTCGCTTAACGAGGAACAGCCCCATGACTGA
- the fliL gene encoding flagellar basal body-associated protein FliL: protein MSDNAKAKGSKRKILIPVLIILTLAACSVAGYAVWRMMNKHEGDKPEVAKVEPPPAPVFFALDTFTVNLVNPDNDPDRVLYVGFTLRLADEESRSRMNDYLPEVRSRLLLLLSRQSAAALATEQGKQALVEQIKQALTPPLVKGQPPQAVNDVLFTAFILR from the coding sequence ATGTCTGATAACGCGAAAGCAAAAGGCAGCAAACGTAAAATCTTAATACCAGTGTTGATCATTCTGACGCTGGCCGCTTGCAGCGTGGCAGGCTATGCAGTCTGGCGAATGATGAATAAACACGAGGGCGATAAGCCTGAGGTGGCGAAAGTTGAACCGCCTCCCGCTCCGGTCTTTTTTGCACTTGATACATTTACGGTTAACCTGGTCAATCCCGACAACGATCCTGACCGCGTGCTTTACGTAGGCTTTACCCTGCGTCTGGCCGATGAGGAGTCCCGGAGTCGGATGAATGACTATCTGCCTGAGGTGCGCAGCCGTCTGCTGCTGCTGCTCTCGCGTCAGAGTGCTGCGGCGCTGGCGACAGAGCAAGGAAAACAGGCGCTTGTTGAACAAATTAAACAGGCGCTGACACCTCCGCTGGTAAAAGGTCAACCTCCGCAGGCCGTAAACGACGTGCTGTTTACTGCCTTCATTTTGAGGTGA
- a CDS encoding flagellar hook-length control protein FliK codes for MITLPHIGIKAAAKTGAEPSGATDLAAGADALPQDFLTTLGNQLIGLAKQQGKAAQSADVKAETAEDARPKAPLNALMAALDNPAELTALFKPENIKAGTKSADDKDKPEATPLSASDMQNVQALFAMLPGAVTPTATPSTPVSSEAGELIAQTDTGRKSQTSLTQLLNSAQQSHAPDSPAPGKDEKHDAKGAALNSPAVNSTASQNQPAAQSATSSGLTLDSSFQQALSNMVKQDDQSAIKASTSDNAISATPFASASSLPAPVTASATSSTPSTPMLNSQLGSDEWQQALSQQIVMFSRNGQQNAELRLHPEDLGAIQISLKLDNDQAQISLVSSHSHVRSALEAAIPQLRSALAESGINLGESQVSSDSSAQGQQFQQQQEARRDGQHGRFSLTQDSDTDITPIAVPAALQARVSGNSAVDTFA; via the coding sequence ATGATTACGCTGCCACACATTGGCATAAAAGCGGCGGCTAAAACCGGCGCGGAACCATCAGGCGCGACGGACCTTGCAGCAGGCGCTGATGCCCTGCCGCAGGACTTTCTGACCACGCTGGGAAACCAGCTAATCGGTCTGGCAAAACAGCAGGGAAAAGCGGCGCAATCCGCTGACGTAAAAGCAGAAACTGCCGAAGATGCCCGACCAAAGGCGCCGCTGAATGCGCTAATGGCGGCGCTGGATAATCCTGCTGAACTGACCGCCCTGTTTAAACCGGAAAATATTAAAGCTGGTACAAAATCAGCCGATGATAAAGACAAGCCGGAGGCCACACCCTTAAGCGCCAGTGACATGCAGAATGTGCAGGCCCTGTTCGCCATGTTACCGGGTGCGGTAACGCCGACAGCGACGCCTTCGACGCCGGTCAGCAGTGAAGCAGGTGAGCTGATTGCCCAGACCGACACCGGCCGGAAAAGTCAGACCTCGCTGACGCAACTGCTGAACAGCGCACAGCAGAGCCACGCACCAGATAGCCCTGCGCCGGGTAAAGATGAGAAGCACGACGCTAAAGGTGCCGCACTGAACTCACCTGCCGTGAACAGCACCGCCAGTCAGAATCAGCCTGCCGCGCAAAGTGCGACCAGCAGCGGCCTGACGCTCGACAGCAGTTTCCAGCAGGCGCTGAGCAATATGGTGAAGCAGGATGATCAGAGTGCGATCAAAGCCAGCACCAGCGACAACGCGATCAGCGCCACACCGTTCGCCAGCGCCAGCAGCCTGCCCGCGCCGGTGACCGCCTCCGCGACCAGCAGCACCCCGTCCACCCCGATGCTGAATTCACAGCTGGGCAGCGACGAGTGGCAGCAGGCGCTGAGTCAGCAGATTGTGATGTTCAGCCGCAACGGCCAGCAGAACGCGGAGTTGCGTTTACATCCGGAAGACCTTGGCGCTATTCAGATCAGCCTGAAACTGGATAACGACCAGGCACAAATCAGTCTGGTTTCCAGCCATAGCCACGTCAGATCGGCACTGGAAGCCGCGATACCGCAGCTGCGCAGCGCGCTGGCAGAGAGCGGAATCAACCTGGGCGAGAGTCAGGTGAGCAGTGACAGTTCCGCGCAGGGCCAGCAATTCCAGCAACAACAGGAGGCGCGCCGCGATGGACAGCATGGCCGCTTCTCCCTCACCCAGGACAGTGACACCGACATTACGCCGATCGCCGTTCCCGCTGCCCTTCAGGCTCGCGTTAGCGGCAACAGCGCCGTCGACACTTTCGCCTGA
- the fliJ gene encoding flagellar export protein FliJ: protein MKTANAIDTLRDLAEQDLERAAIYLGDMRRGQHAANEQLTMLLDYQDEYRNKLNDDMSSGIASTRWTNYHQFIQTLEKAIEQHRNQLNNWNQRLEQALINWRDKQQRLNAYQTLITRAAENALRQENRLDQKRMDEFAQRAASRRGE, encoded by the coding sequence ATGAAAACTGCAAATGCCATTGATACGCTGCGCGACTTAGCGGAGCAGGATCTCGAACGTGCCGCCATCTATTTAGGCGATATGCGCCGCGGCCAGCACGCCGCTAACGAGCAGCTGACGATGCTGCTTGATTATCAGGACGAGTATCGCAACAAACTTAACGATGACATGTCGTCCGGCATCGCCAGCACCCGCTGGACGAACTATCACCAGTTTATTCAGACGCTGGAAAAAGCGATTGAGCAGCATCGCAACCAGCTGAATAACTGGAATCAGCGACTGGAGCAGGCGCTGATCAACTGGCGCGACAAACAGCAGCGGCTGAACGCCTATCAGACCCTGATAACGCGGGCAGCGGAAAATGCATTACGACAGGAAAACCGTCTCGATCAGAAACGGATGGACGAATTTGCCCAACGGGCCGCATCGAGGAGAGGCGAATGA
- the fliI gene encoding flagellar protein export ATPase FliI — MTTRLNRWLGSLDAFEKRITQVQPVRRYGRLTRATGLVLEATGLQLPLGATCIIERNDGKTISEIESEVVGFNGQKLLMMPLEEVDGILPGARVYARQNGDNPQAGKQLMLGPELLGRVLDGSGRPLDGLPSPDTGYRAPLITPPFNPLQRTPITDVLDTGVRAINALLTVGRGQRMGLFAGSGVGKSVLLGMMARYTKADVIVVGLIGERGREVKDFIENILGAEGRARSVVIAAPADVSPLLRMQGAAYATRIAEDFRDRGKHVLLIMDSLTRYAMAQREIALAIGEPPATKGYPPSVFAKLPALVERAGNGIDGGGSITAFYTVLTEGDDQQDPIADSARAILDGHIVLSRRLGEAGHYPAIDIEASISRAMTSLIDENHYAQVRQFKQLLSSFQRNRDLVSVGAYAAGSDPMLDKAIRLYPQMEAFLQQGIFERSDYDDASLHLHALFGSSQ; from the coding sequence ATGACTACCCGTCTGAACCGCTGGCTGGGCTCGCTCGACGCCTTTGAAAAACGCATCACCCAGGTGCAGCCGGTGCGCCGCTATGGCCGCCTGACCCGCGCGACCGGCCTGGTGCTGGAAGCAACCGGTTTACAGCTGCCGCTGGGTGCGACCTGCATCATCGAACGCAACGATGGCAAAACCATCAGCGAAATCGAAAGTGAAGTGGTGGGATTCAACGGACAGAAACTGCTGATGATGCCACTGGAAGAAGTGGACGGCATTTTACCGGGTGCGCGGGTTTATGCGCGTCAGAATGGCGACAACCCGCAGGCGGGCAAACAGCTGATGCTGGGGCCGGAACTGCTGGGCCGCGTGCTCGACGGTAGCGGCCGACCGCTGGACGGCCTGCCGTCGCCGGATACCGGCTATCGCGCACCGCTGATCACCCCGCCGTTTAACCCGCTGCAGCGTACGCCGATTACCGACGTGCTGGATACCGGCGTGCGTGCCATTAATGCCCTGCTGACGGTCGGTCGCGGGCAGCGTATGGGTCTGTTTGCCGGTTCAGGCGTGGGGAAAAGCGTGCTGCTCGGCATGATGGCGCGCTACACCAAAGCGGACGTTATCGTGGTCGGTCTGATTGGCGAACGTGGCCGCGAAGTTAAAGATTTTATCGAAAACATTCTGGGTGCTGAAGGCCGCGCCCGTTCGGTGGTCATTGCTGCCCCGGCGGATGTGTCGCCGCTACTGCGTATGCAGGGTGCCGCTTACGCCACCCGTATCGCTGAAGATTTTCGCGATCGCGGCAAGCATGTGCTGCTGATTATGGATTCCCTGACCCGCTACGCCATGGCGCAGCGTGAGATCGCGCTGGCGATTGGTGAGCCACCGGCGACCAAAGGCTACCCGCCTTCCGTATTCGCCAAACTGCCTGCGCTGGTTGAGCGTGCCGGTAACGGCATCGATGGCGGCGGCTCGATCACAGCCTTTTATACCGTCCTGACCGAAGGCGACGATCAGCAGGACCCGATTGCGGACTCCGCGCGCGCCATCCTTGACGGTCACATCGTACTGTCGCGCCGGCTTGGCGAAGCGGGTCACTATCCGGCTATTGATATCGAAGCCTCGATCAGCCGTGCGATGACCTCGCTGATCGATGAGAACCACTATGCGCAGGTGCGCCAGTTTAAGCAGTTGCTCTCCAGCTTCCAGCGTAACCGCGATCTGGTCAGCGTCGGGGCCTACGCCGCCGGCAGCGATCCGATGCTCGATAAAGCCATCAGGCTCTATCCGCAGATGGAAGCCTTCCTGCAACAGGGCATCTTTGAGCGCAGCGATTATGACGACGCCAGCCTGCATTTGCATGCGCTGTTTGGCTCGTCACAGTAA
- the fliH gene encoding flagellar assembly protein FliH: MSDAFSARPWQLWQPTDLGRFDEPEPELQPEIYEAEDGVDEQQQQLERLQQQMRKEAQGQGYNEGYQQGMTEGQKAGYDAGFQQGLADAQQQQAPLQARMQQLVTEFQNTLESLDSVIAARLMQLALEAARSVIGQATTVDGTALLRQIQGLLQQEPMFSGKPQLRVHPDDLQRIEQTLGPTLDLHGWRLIADSTLHPGGCKLSAEDGDLDASVATRWQELCRLAAPGEI; the protein is encoded by the coding sequence ATGTCTGATGCATTTTCTGCCCGTCCCTGGCAGCTGTGGCAGCCCACTGATTTAGGCCGTTTTGACGAGCCTGAACCGGAGCTGCAGCCAGAAATTTACGAAGCTGAAGACGGCGTGGATGAGCAGCAACAGCAGCTCGAACGTCTGCAGCAGCAGATGCGCAAAGAGGCGCAGGGCCAGGGTTACAATGAAGGCTATCAGCAGGGTATGACCGAAGGTCAGAAAGCGGGCTACGACGCCGGTTTTCAGCAGGGGCTGGCCGATGCCCAGCAGCAGCAGGCGCCGCTTCAGGCGCGGATGCAGCAGCTGGTAACGGAGTTCCAGAACACGCTGGAGTCACTGGACAGCGTGATTGCTGCCCGTCTGATGCAGCTGGCGCTGGAAGCGGCTCGCTCGGTGATTGGTCAGGCCACCACGGTGGATGGCACCGCCCTGCTGCGCCAGATTCAGGGTCTGCTGCAGCAGGAACCGATGTTCAGCGGCAAACCGCAGCTGCGTGTTCACCCGGACGACTTACAGCGTATTGAGCAGACTTTAGGTCCGACGCTGGATCTGCACGGCTGGCGGCTGATCGCAGACAGCACCCTGCACCCTGGCGGCTGCAAACTCAGCGCTGAAGATGGCGATCTGGATGCCAGCGTCGCAACGCGCTGGCAGGAACTCTGCCGCCTTGCCGCGCCGGGAGAAATCTGA